Proteins found in one Rhinolophus ferrumequinum isolate MPI-CBG mRhiFer1 chromosome 9, mRhiFer1_v1.p, whole genome shotgun sequence genomic segment:
- the GJB3 gene encoding gap junction beta-3 protein isoform X1 produces the protein MKSRPGRENSKCKGQRLDCTERRPGQLENSDQGDVRCARPPASLPGTMDWKTLQALLSGVNKYSTAFGRIWLSVVFVFRVLVYVVAAERVWGDEQKDFDCNTKQPGCTNVCYDNYFPISNIRLWALQLIFVTCPSLLVILHVAYREERERRHREKHGDQCAKLYDNAGKKHGGLWWTYLFSLIFKLIIEFVFLYVLHTLWNGFYMPRLVQCANVAPCPNTVDCYIARPTEKKIFTYFMVGASAFCIVLTISEICYLIFHRVLKGMRKNKPPGGRNRKGSASRASTCCCHHKLVEAGELGLDSCNDKLLASAPTQTPI, from the exons ATGAAGAGCcgtccaggcagagagaacagcaaatgcaaaggccagAGGCTGGACTGCACAGAAAGGAGACCAGGGCAGCTGGAGAATAGTGATCAGGGTGACGTGAG GTGTGCACGGCCCCCGGCCTCCCTACCGGGCACCATGGACTGGAAGACGCTCCAGGCCCTATTGAGTGGCGTGAACAAGTACTCCACGGCATTCGGCCGCATCTGGCTGTCGGTGGTGTTCGTCTTCCGCGTGCTGGTGTACGTGGTGGCCGCGGAGCGCGTGTGGGGGGACGAGCAGAAGGACTTTGACTGCAACACCAAGCAGCCCGGCTGCACCAACGTGTGCTATGACAACTACTTCCCCATTTCCAACATCCGCCTCTGGGCCCTGCAGCTCATCTTCGTCACATGTCCCTCGCTGCTGGTTATCCTCCATGTGGCCTACCGGGAGGAGCGGGAGCGGCGGCACCGCGAGAAGCACGGTGACCAGTGCGCCAAGCTATATGACAACGCAGGCAAGAAGCACGGCGGCCTCTGGTGGACGTACCTGTTCAGCCTCATCTTCAAGCTCATCATTGAATTCGTCTTCCTCTACGTGCTGCATACTCTCTGGAATGGCTTCTACATGCCACGCCTGGTGCAGTGTGCCAACGTGGCACCTTGCCCCAATACCGTGGACTGCTACATCGCCCGGCCCACCGAGAAGAAGATCTTCACCTACTTCATGGTGGGAGCTTCAGCCTTCTGCATCGTGCTCACCATCAGCGAgatctgctacctcatcttccaCAGGGTCCTAAAAGGCATGCGCAAGAACAAGCCCCCAGGCGGCCGCAACCGCAAGGGCTCCGCCAGTCGAGCTTCCACTTGCTGCTGCCACCACAAGCTAGTAGAGGCTGGGGAGTTGGGCCTCGACTCATGCAATGACAAGCTGCTTGCTTCAGCACCCACCCAGACCCCCATCTGA
- the GJB3 gene encoding gap junction beta-3 protein isoform X2, whose amino-acid sequence MDWKTLQALLSGVNKYSTAFGRIWLSVVFVFRVLVYVVAAERVWGDEQKDFDCNTKQPGCTNVCYDNYFPISNIRLWALQLIFVTCPSLLVILHVAYREERERRHREKHGDQCAKLYDNAGKKHGGLWWTYLFSLIFKLIIEFVFLYVLHTLWNGFYMPRLVQCANVAPCPNTVDCYIARPTEKKIFTYFMVGASAFCIVLTISEICYLIFHRVLKGMRKNKPPGGRNRKGSASRASTCCCHHKLVEAGELGLDSCNDKLLASAPTQTPI is encoded by the coding sequence ATGGACTGGAAGACGCTCCAGGCCCTATTGAGTGGCGTGAACAAGTACTCCACGGCATTCGGCCGCATCTGGCTGTCGGTGGTGTTCGTCTTCCGCGTGCTGGTGTACGTGGTGGCCGCGGAGCGCGTGTGGGGGGACGAGCAGAAGGACTTTGACTGCAACACCAAGCAGCCCGGCTGCACCAACGTGTGCTATGACAACTACTTCCCCATTTCCAACATCCGCCTCTGGGCCCTGCAGCTCATCTTCGTCACATGTCCCTCGCTGCTGGTTATCCTCCATGTGGCCTACCGGGAGGAGCGGGAGCGGCGGCACCGCGAGAAGCACGGTGACCAGTGCGCCAAGCTATATGACAACGCAGGCAAGAAGCACGGCGGCCTCTGGTGGACGTACCTGTTCAGCCTCATCTTCAAGCTCATCATTGAATTCGTCTTCCTCTACGTGCTGCATACTCTCTGGAATGGCTTCTACATGCCACGCCTGGTGCAGTGTGCCAACGTGGCACCTTGCCCCAATACCGTGGACTGCTACATCGCCCGGCCCACCGAGAAGAAGATCTTCACCTACTTCATGGTGGGAGCTTCAGCCTTCTGCATCGTGCTCACCATCAGCGAgatctgctacctcatcttccaCAGGGTCCTAAAAGGCATGCGCAAGAACAAGCCCCCAGGCGGCCGCAACCGCAAGGGCTCCGCCAGTCGAGCTTCCACTTGCTGCTGCCACCACAAGCTAGTAGAGGCTGGGGAGTTGGGCCTCGACTCATGCAATGACAAGCTGCTTGCTTCAGCACCCACCCAGACCCCCATCTGA